Proteins co-encoded in one Neofelis nebulosa isolate mNeoNeb1 chromosome 2, mNeoNeb1.pri, whole genome shotgun sequence genomic window:
- the LOC131497312 gene encoding RING finger protein 223, translating into MAAPASDSGGGGGERSPTSSPGSSTGTGVAAAGARDGGDAAARSAAVTVPGLPPLEDYECKICYNYFDADRRAPKLLACLHTFCQECLSQLQLRAAAAAASASAAPERPLRPPPWHGPPGAIACPVCRHRTPLPDSRVHGLPNNTKLAEAFPLALRAAHDPLPQDRLPPLPARRAAPAAAALPPAPAPAPAPPPPPAEDAAREPRARAGLRAPGAYESCQNCKRAALTAGCVCVVFSFLSMVVLLFTGLIFVNHYGGGGGGGGAPPGGGAPPGAAPAAGSPSPVGPICLSVASILALFSVVVTWVICWLKYRPEGAAAGSAGGGGGGPRARATAGGGARRSDT; encoded by the coding sequence ATGGCAGCGCCGGCGAGCgacagcggcggcggcggcggcgagcggAGCCCAACCAGCAGCCCCGGGAGCTCGACAGGAACCGGGGTCGCCGCGGCGGGAGCCCGGGACGGCGGGGACGCGGCCGCTCGGAGCGCCGCCGTGACCGTCCCCGGCCTGCCTCCGCTCGAGGACTACGAGTGCAAAATCTGCTACAACTACTTCGACGCGGACCGGCGCGCGCCCAAGCTGCTGGCGTGCCTGCACACCTTCTGCCAGGAGTGCCTGAGCCAGCTGCAgctccgcgccgccgccgccgccgcctctgcgAGCGCCGCGCCTGAGCGCCCGCTGCGCCCGCCGCCCTGGCACGGCCCGCCCGGCGCCATCGCGTGCCCCGTGTGCCGCCACCGCACGCCGCTGCCCGACAGCCGCGTGCACGGCCTGCCCAACAACACCAAGCTCGCCGAGGCCTTCCCTCTGGCCCTGCGCGCCGCGCACGACCCGCTGCCCCAGGACCGCCTCCCGCCGCTGCCcgcgcgccgcgccgcgcccgccgccgccgccctgccgcccgccccggccccggccccggccccgccgccgccgcccgcggaGGACGCCGCTCGCGAGCCCCGCGCCCGCGCCGGCCTGCGCGCCCCGGGCGCCTACGAGAGCTGCCAGAACTGCAAGCGCGCCGCGCTCACCGCCGGCTGCGTGTGCGTcgtcttctccttcctctccatgGTGGTGCTGCTCTTCACCGGCCTCATCTTCGTCAACCActacggcggcggcggcggcggcgggggggcaCCTCCCGGCGGCGGGGCGCCCCCTGGCGCTGCCCCCGCTGCCGGGTCGCCCTCGCCCGTGGGGCCCATCTGTCTGTCGGTGGCCAGCATCCTGGCGCTCTTCTCGGTCGTCGTCACTTGGGTCATCTGCTGGCTCAAGTACCGGCCCGAGGGCGCGGCCGCTGGCtcggcggggggcggcgggggcggcccgAGGGCGCGGGCGACGGCTGGCGGCGGCGCGCGGAGGAGCGACACGTAA